Proteins encoded in a region of the Pseudomonadota bacterium genome:
- a CDS encoding alpha/beta hydrolase, with protein sequence MSVSRRGRWRGQGLLLRWVATAHVEDVASRPWVPHRAIECTRSAGLRAAGERSRRKKSPSPGNGGRMRLAVTIAVCIATIYASICAAFYVMQGRLVYVPARALSYTPRHLGLAYDEVALTAEDGVRLSAWVVRGSASGRWMLYCHGNGGNLSTHLGSIRTWHRAGLNVLMFDYRGYGRSEGEPFEQGLYRDAEAAWRYLTETLRISPAEIVVYGESLGGGVATWLAEKHAPRALMLKSTFTSVADMGARLYPWLPARLLCRNLFPSVDRVARIDCPILFLHAPDDPLIPYEMGKQLYAASRASSRERRWLDVDGGHGAGVDTQSPQTQRAVVDFATATLGTPG encoded by the coding sequence CGCGTCTCGCCCGTGGGTTCCGCACCGCGCGATCGAGTGCACGCGATCCGCGGGCTTGCGCGCGGCAGGGGAGCGGTCTCGGCGGAAGAAGTCACCTTCACCCGGGAATGGAGGTCGCATGCGCCTCGCCGTGACCATCGCAGTCTGCATCGCCACGATCTATGCTTCGATCTGCGCCGCATTCTACGTCATGCAGGGCAGGCTTGTCTACGTGCCCGCTCGCGCCCTCAGCTACACCCCCCGGCATCTCGGCCTCGCCTACGACGAGGTCGCTCTCACCGCCGAAGACGGCGTGCGCCTCAGCGCCTGGGTCGTTCGCGGCTCCGCGAGCGGCCGTTGGATGCTCTACTGTCACGGCAACGGGGGGAACCTGTCGACCCATCTCGGCTCGATTCGCACGTGGCATCGGGCGGGCCTCAACGTTCTCATGTTCGACTACCGCGGATACGGGCGCAGCGAGGGGGAGCCGTTCGAGCAGGGGCTCTACCGCGATGCGGAGGCCGCCTGGCGGTATCTCACCGAGACGCTGCGCATCTCCCCCGCGGAGATCGTCGTGTATGGCGAGTCTCTGGGCGGTGGCGTCGCGACCTGGCTGGCCGAGAAGCACGCGCCTCGGGCGCTCATGCTCAAGTCGACGTTCACCTCGGTGGCCGACATGGGCGCGCGGCTCTACCCCTGGCTGCCTGCGCGTCTGCTCTGTCGAAACCTGTTCCCCAGCGTCGATCGCGTTGCGCGCATCGACTGCCCCATCTTGTTCCTGCACGCGCCAGATGACCCGCTCATCCCGTATGAGATGGGGAAGCAGCTGTACGCCGCCAGCCGCGCTTCGTCACGTGAGCGGCGTTGGCTCGACGTTGACGGCGGGCACGGGGCCGGGGTCGACACCCAGTCGCCGCAGACCCAGCGGGCGGTGGTCGACTTCGCGACGGCTACGCTGGGTACCCCTGGCTAG